The Streptomyces sp. NBC_00670 genome window below encodes:
- a CDS encoding SRPBCC family protein gives MAEHTSSSITIEAAPADVMGVIADFARYPDWTGEVKEAEVLATDGQGRAEQVRLVMDAGAIKDDQVLAYTWGSGNEVSWTLVKSQMLRSLDGSYLLRPAGAGATEVTYQLTVDVKIPMLGMIKRKAEKVIIDRALAGLKKRVESGR, from the coding sequence ATGGCGGAACACACCAGCTCGAGCATCACGATCGAGGCGGCACCGGCCGACGTCATGGGGGTGATCGCCGACTTCGCCCGCTACCCGGACTGGACGGGCGAGGTGAAGGAGGCGGAGGTCCTCGCGACGGACGGGCAGGGGCGCGCGGAGCAGGTGCGCCTCGTGATGGACGCGGGGGCGATCAAGGACGACCAGGTGCTGGCGTACACGTGGGGGTCCGGGAACGAGGTGTCCTGGACGCTGGTGAAGTCGCAGATGCTGCGGTCGCTGGACGGGTCGTACCTGCTGAGGCCGGCGGGGGCGGGGGCGACGGAGGTGACGTACCAGTTGACTGTGGACGTCAAGATTCCGATGCTCGGGATGATCAAGCGCAAGGCGGAGAAGGTCATCATCGACCGGGCGTTGGCGGGGCTGAAGAAGCGGGTGGAGTCGGGGCGGTAG
- a CDS encoding glycosyltransferase family 87 protein — translation MAGTRRIPLGVLAVWAGTRLALLLFVYKVWVFPGPDVTSDVSVIYRGWYDVLRTGVFPSGDVSWQYPPAAALAILSPALLPFLDYAHAFFVLAFFADLVVLGLLLSAGARDGGGARPVRGAWLWTVGVALLGPTVYARYDVMVTAVAVGALVVGARRPRVLGALAGFGALVKGWPVLLLVGVVRRRAWGAAVVVAGGLALVCAVAVPGAFSFLGYQSRRGTEVESLGALVFHVARLFGRWRGEVLLNYGSVEFLGPWVGVVSSGAMFLSVVGVGWLVLWRVSVRRVAAHTVVDAAFVAVLVFTVTSRVISPQYLVWLVGLGAVCLCCRGSRMAVPVGLVLVACPVTVLEFPLFFAEVVASDGLGVALLVVRNGLLVCAAVIAARALWRDTVPAHEELFSPPPPLPSPSSRGSAPSTPSGAQ, via the coding sequence ATGGCGGGTACGCGACGGATTCCTCTCGGGGTGCTCGCCGTCTGGGCCGGGACCCGGCTGGCGCTGCTGCTGTTCGTCTACAAGGTGTGGGTGTTCCCGGGGCCGGACGTCACGAGCGACGTGTCGGTGATCTACCGGGGCTGGTACGACGTCCTGCGCACCGGTGTGTTCCCGAGTGGGGACGTCTCCTGGCAGTACCCGCCGGCCGCCGCGCTCGCGATCCTCTCCCCCGCGCTGTTGCCGTTCCTTGACTACGCGCACGCCTTCTTCGTCCTCGCGTTCTTCGCCGATCTGGTGGTGCTGGGCCTGCTGCTGTCCGCCGGGGCGCGGGACGGGGGCGGTGCGCGCCCCGTGCGCGGGGCGTGGCTGTGGACGGTGGGGGTCGCGCTGCTGGGGCCGACGGTGTACGCGCGGTACGACGTGATGGTGACGGCGGTGGCGGTGGGCGCGCTGGTGGTGGGGGCGCGGCGGCCGCGTGTGCTGGGGGCGCTCGCGGGGTTCGGTGCGCTGGTGAAGGGGTGGCCGGTGCTGTTGCTGGTGGGGGTGGTGCGGCGGAGGGCGTGGGGCGCGGCGGTGGTGGTCGCGGGTGGGCTCGCACTGGTGTGCGCGGTGGCGGTGCCGGGGGCGTTCTCGTTCCTGGGCTACCAGAGCCGGCGGGGGACGGAGGTGGAGTCGCTGGGTGCGCTCGTCTTCCATGTGGCGCGGCTTTTCGGGCGGTGGCGGGGGGAGGTGCTGCTCAACTACGGCTCGGTGGAGTTCCTCGGGCCGTGGGTGGGGGTGGTGAGTTCGGGGGCGATGTTCCTGAGCGTGGTGGGGGTGGGGTGGTTGGTGCTGTGGCGGGTGAGTGTGCGGAGGGTCGCGGCGCACACGGTGGTCGATGCGGCGTTCGTGGCGGTGCTGGTGTTCACGGTGACGAGCCGGGTGATCAGTCCGCAGTATCTGGTGTGGCTGGTGGGGCTCGGGGCGGTGTGTCTGTGCTGCCGGGGGAGCCGGATGGCGGTTCCGGTGGGGCTGGTACTGGTGGCGTGTCCGGTGACGGTGCTGGAGTTTCCGCTGTTCTTCGCGGAGGTGGTGGCGAGTGACGGGCTGGGGGTCGCGCTGCTGGTGGTGCGGAACGGGTTGCTCGTCTGCGCGGCGGTGATCGCGGCGCGGGCGTTGTGGCGGGACACGGTGCCGGCCCACGAGGAGTTGTTCTCGCCCCCGCCGCCCCTACCCTCCCCGTCCTCCAGGGGCTCCGCCCCTTCGACCCCGTCCGGCGCCCAGTAG
- a CDS encoding DUF5304 domain-containing protein, translated as MSEERRHSDEADEAAFDAAREAAEADREANREPDRPQATDADAWATATAEDLAEEQARRKAQYGAPSGSAAEELRRFVDTVADRLTGLQSPLFGAAASGAAQQMVDQVVRQARAVVEPVIERNPDVFDHLAAAGTELLAAYRSAVQAQEGRWTARDQGTDPRKDDEGPGPGEHIDVD; from the coding sequence ATGAGCGAAGAGCGCCGTCACTCCGACGAAGCCGACGAAGCCGCCTTTGACGCCGCTCGGGAAGCGGCGGAGGCGGACCGGGAAGCGAACCGGGAACCGGACCGGCCCCAGGCCACCGACGCCGACGCCTGGGCCACCGCCACCGCCGAGGACCTCGCCGAGGAGCAGGCCCGCCGCAAGGCCCAGTACGGGGCGCCGTCCGGTTCGGCCGCCGAGGAGTTGCGCCGGTTCGTCGACACCGTGGCCGACAGGCTCACGGGGCTCCAGTCGCCGCTGTTCGGCGCCGCCGCCTCCGGTGCGGCCCAGCAGATGGTCGACCAGGTGGTGCGCCAGGCGAGGGCGGTCGTGGAGCCGGTCATCGAACGGAACCCCGACGTCTTCGACCACCTCGCCGCCGCCGGCACCGAACTGCTCGCCGCCTACCGCAGCGCCGTGCAGGCCCAGGAGGGCCGCTGGACCGCCCGTGACCAGGGCACGGACCCTCGCAAGGACGACGAGGGGCCGGGCCCCGGCGAGCACATCGACGTGGACTGA
- a CDS encoding ROK family glucokinase — protein sequence MGLTIGVDIGGTKIAAGVVDEKGNILSTFKVPTPTTPEAIVDAIAASVEGARAGHEIVGVGIGAAGYVNRQRSTVYFAPNIDWRQEPLKEKVEARVGLPVVVENDANAAAWGEYKFGAGQGHRNVICITLGTGLGGGIIIGNKLRRGHFGVAAEFGHIRMVPDGLLCGCGSQGCWEQYASGRALVRYAKQRANATPERADILLALGDGTPDGIEGKHISVAARQGCPVAVDSYRELARWAGAGLADLASLFDPSAFIVGGGLSDEGDLVLDPIRKSYKRWLVGGNWRPVADVIAAQLGNKAGLVGAADLAREPDPIM from the coding sequence ATGGGACTCACCATCGGCGTCGACATCGGCGGCACGAAGATCGCGGCCGGCGTGGTCGATGAGAAAGGCAACATCCTTTCCACCTTCAAGGTGCCGACCCCCACCACACCCGAGGCCATCGTGGACGCCATCGCCGCCTCGGTGGAGGGCGCGCGGGCCGGGCACGAGATCGTCGGCGTGGGCATCGGTGCCGCCGGTTACGTCAACCGGCAGCGGTCCACGGTCTACTTCGCGCCGAACATCGACTGGCGGCAGGAGCCGCTGAAGGAGAAGGTCGAGGCCCGGGTCGGGCTGCCGGTCGTCGTGGAGAACGACGCGAACGCGGCGGCGTGGGGCGAGTACAAGTTCGGTGCGGGCCAGGGCCACCGCAACGTCATCTGCATCACGCTCGGCACGGGGCTCGGCGGCGGCATCATCATCGGCAACAAGCTGCGCCGCGGGCACTTCGGGGTGGCCGCCGAGTTCGGCCACATCCGCATGGTGCCGGACGGGCTGCTGTGCGGGTGCGGCAGCCAGGGCTGCTGGGAGCAGTACGCGTCGGGGCGGGCGCTCGTGCGGTACGCGAAGCAGCGGGCGAACGCGACGCCGGAGCGCGCGGACATCCTGCTCGCGCTCGGGGACGGGACGCCCGACGGGATCGAGGGCAAGCACATCTCCGTCGCCGCGCGCCAGGGGTGCCCGGTGGCGGTCGACTCCTACCGGGAGCTGGCCCGCTGGGCGGGTGCGGGTCTCGCCGACCTGGCGTCGCTGTTCGACCCGTCCGCGTTCATCGTCGGCGGCGGGCTGTCGGACGAGGGCGACCTCGTTCTCGACCCGATCCGCAAGTCCTACAAGCGGTGGCTGGTCGGCGGCAACTGGCGGCCGGTGGCGGACGTCATCGCCGCGCAGCTCGGCAACAAGGCCGGCCTCGTCGGTGCGGCCGACCTGGCTCGAGAGCCCGACCCCATCATGTGA
- a CDS encoding endonuclease/exonuclease/phosphatase family protein — protein MPTTPPLPSSRTDPDGSAVLRALTYNVRSLKDDTDALARVLTACAPDLVLLQEAPRFFRWRKKIARLAAASGLVMLSGGGTAAGPALLCSLRATVERTQDVLLPLTPGQHRRGFATAVVRFGGAQLGVVSCHLSLHEQERYEQGGLLLDRVAALGTPHVLAGGDLNEPPTGRTFRRLAADLRDCRETAPWGAEETWTRTEPHRRIDALFATKGVEILGCGVPLGHPGVRGCDLRAASDHLPVLAALKVPAAG, from the coding sequence ATGCCCACCACACCCCCGTTGCCCTCTTCCCGCACGGACCCCGACGGCTCCGCCGTCCTCCGCGCCCTCACCTACAACGTCCGCTCCCTCAAGGACGACACCGACGCCCTCGCCCGCGTCCTCACCGCCTGCGCCCCGGACCTCGTCCTCCTCCAGGAGGCCCCCCGCTTCTTCCGCTGGCGCAAGAAGATCGCCCGCCTCGCCGCCGCCTCCGGCCTCGTCATGCTCTCCGGCGGCGGCACCGCCGCGGGCCCCGCCCTGCTCTGCTCCCTGCGCGCCACCGTCGAACGCACGCAGGACGTCCTGCTGCCGCTCACCCCCGGACAGCACCGCCGCGGCTTCGCCACCGCGGTCGTCCGCTTCGGCGGCGCCCAGCTCGGCGTAGTGAGCTGCCACCTCTCGCTCCATGAGCAGGAGCGGTACGAGCAGGGCGGCCTGCTCCTCGACCGCGTCGCCGCCCTCGGCACGCCGCACGTCCTCGCCGGCGGCGACCTCAACGAGCCCCCCACCGGCCGCACCTTCCGCCGGCTCGCCGCCGACCTGCGGGACTGCCGGGAGACGGCGCCCTGGGGCGCGGAGGAGACCTGGACCCGTACGGAGCCGCACCGCCGCATCGACGCGCTCTTCGCCACGAAGGGCGTCGAGATCCTCGGCTGCGGGGTTCCGCTCGGTCACCCGGGGGTGCGCGGATGCGACCTGAGGGCGGCCAGTGACCACCTTCCGGTACTGGCCGCCCTCAAGGTTCCGGCCGCGGGCTGA
- a CDS encoding glycosyltransferase family 4 protein has protein sequence MHKTLIVTNDFPPRPGGIQAFLHNMALRLDPERLVVYASTWKRSREGVAATAAFDAEQPFTVVRDRTTMLLPTPAATRRAVGLLRAHGCTSVWFGAAAPLGLMAPALRRAGAERLVATTHGHEAGWAQLPVSRQLLRRIGDSVDTVTYLGDYTRSRIAPALTPAAAGRMTQLPPGVDEKTFHPGSGGAEVRARLGLSDRPVVVCVSRLVPRKGQDTLILALPRILALHPDTVLLIVGGGPYEGDLRRLARETGVADSVRFTGSVPWADLPAHYGAGDVFAMPCRTRRGGLDVEGLGIVYLEASATGLPVVAGDSGGAPDAVLDGETGWVVRGGEPAEAADRISALLSDEALRRRMGERGRQWIEEKWRWDLLAERLKALL, from the coding sequence ATGCACAAGACCCTGATCGTGACCAACGACTTCCCGCCCCGGCCCGGCGGCATCCAGGCATTCCTGCACAACATGGCGCTGCGGCTCGACCCGGAGCGGCTGGTCGTCTACGCCTCCACCTGGAAGCGGAGCCGGGAGGGCGTGGCCGCGACGGCCGCGTTCGACGCCGAGCAGCCCTTCACCGTCGTACGCGACCGCACGACGATGCTGCTGCCGACGCCCGCCGCCACCCGCCGGGCCGTCGGACTGCTGCGCGCACACGGCTGTACGTCGGTCTGGTTCGGCGCGGCGGCACCGCTCGGCCTGATGGCCCCCGCGCTGCGCCGGGCCGGTGCCGAGCGGCTGGTCGCCACCACCCACGGCCACGAGGCCGGCTGGGCCCAACTCCCCGTCTCCCGGCAGTTGTTGCGGCGGATCGGCGACTCGGTGGACACGGTCACGTACCTCGGCGACTACACCCGCTCCCGCATCGCCCCCGCGCTCACCCCGGCCGCCGCCGGGCGCATGACCCAACTGCCGCCCGGCGTCGACGAGAAGACCTTCCACCCCGGCTCCGGCGGCGCCGAGGTCCGCGCCCGGCTCGGCCTGAGCGACCGTCCCGTGGTGGTCTGCGTCTCCCGCCTGGTGCCGCGCAAGGGCCAGGACACGCTGATCCTCGCCCTGCCCCGCATCCTCGCCCTGCACCCCGACACCGTGCTGCTGATCGTGGGCGGCGGCCCCTACGAGGGCGACCTGCGCCGCCTCGCCCGCGAGACGGGCGTCGCGGATTCCGTCCGCTTCACCGGCTCCGTACCGTGGGCGGACCTCCCCGCCCACTACGGCGCCGGCGACGTCTTCGCCATGCCCTGCCGCACCCGCCGCGGCGGCCTCGACGTCGAGGGCCTCGGCATCGTCTACCTGGAGGCCTCCGCGACGGGCCTCCCCGTCGTCGCCGGCGACTCCGGGGGTGCCCCCGACGCCGTACTCGACGGCGAGACGGGCTGGGTGGTACGCGGCGGAGAGCCCGCGGAGGCGGCGGACCGCATCAGCGCGCTCCTGTCCGACGAGGCCCTACGACGTCGGATGGGGGAGCGGGGCCGCCAGTGGATTGAGGAGAAGTGGCGCTGGGACCTACTGGCGGAGCGCCTGAAGGCCCTGTTGTAG
- a CDS encoding ArsA family ATPase produces the protein MRILLVTGPGGSGRTTVAAAAALRAARRGSRTLLLSADPDDTPGAALGIPTHATPTPVEDAPGLTTWRPDARTRFRDDLLALQNRAASALELLGAARLDAEELTPLPGAAELALLGALRDAALSDAYDLIVVDLPPAPQALALLALPEQLRRYLRRLLPRERQAARALRPVLGRLAGVPVPTERLYEAAARWDTALGATEAVLADPATTAWLVAEPGPAGADAVRTATTGLALRALRLDAVIANRVLPDPGADTWLAGPAAQQRKTLDEWRETYGTAAVHPVPHLGHDPRGTDDLAGLPLPVPDPGGPAPAPVEWPVTDGPAEDGDGLLVWHLPLPGATREELDLVRRGDELVVTAGRFRRIVPLPSALRRCTVAGAALREGELRVRFAPDPALWPGRFG, from the coding sequence ATGCGCATCCTCCTTGTCACCGGCCCCGGCGGCTCCGGTCGGACCACCGTCGCTGCCGCCGCCGCGCTTCGCGCGGCCCGGCGCGGTAGCCGCACGCTGCTCCTCTCCGCCGACCCCGACGACACCCCCGGCGCCGCCCTCGGCATCCCCACCCACGCCACCCCCACCCCCGTCGAAGACGCCCCGGGCCTCACCACCTGGCGTCCGGACGCCCGCACCCGGTTCCGCGACGATCTCCTCGCCCTCCAGAACCGTGCCGCCTCCGCGCTCGAACTCCTCGGTGCCGCCCGGTTGGACGCCGAGGAGCTGACCCCGCTGCCCGGCGCCGCCGAGCTCGCCCTGCTCGGCGCCCTCCGCGACGCCGCGCTCTCGGACGCGTACGACCTGATCGTCGTCGACCTGCCGCCCGCCCCGCAGGCCCTGGCCCTGCTCGCCCTGCCCGAGCAGCTGCGCCGCTATCTGCGCCGGCTGCTGCCGCGGGAGCGGCAGGCCGCCCGCGCGCTGCGGCCGGTGCTCGGCCGGCTCGCGGGCGTCCCCGTCCCCACCGAGCGGCTCTACGAGGCCGCCGCCCGCTGGGACACGGCCCTCGGCGCGACCGAGGCCGTCCTCGCCGACCCGGCCACCACCGCCTGGCTGGTCGCCGAACCCGGCCCGGCCGGCGCCGACGCCGTCCGCACCGCCACCACCGGGCTCGCCCTGCGCGCCCTGCGCCTGGACGCCGTGATCGCCAACCGGGTGCTGCCCGACCCCGGCGCCGACACCTGGCTCGCCGGGCCGGCCGCGCAGCAGCGCAAGACGCTCGACGAGTGGCGGGAGACGTACGGCACCGCCGCCGTCCACCCCGTCCCGCACCTCGGGCACGACCCGCGCGGCACCGACGACCTGGCCGGGCTGCCGCTCCCCGTTCCCGACCCCGGCGGCCCGGCGCCCGCCCCGGTCGAGTGGCCGGTCACCGACGGGCCGGCCGAGGACGGCGACGGCCTCCTCGTCTGGCACCTCCCGCTGCCCGGCGCGACCCGGGAGGAGCTGGACCTGGTCCGGCGCGGCGACGAACTCGTCGTCACCGCCGGCCGGTTCCGGCGCATCGTCCCGCTCCCCTCCGCGCTGCGCCGCTGCACCGTCGCGGGCGCGGCCCTGCGCGAGGGCGAGCTGCGCGTCCGGTTCGCCCCCGATCCGGCGCTGTGGCCCGGGCGGTTCGGGTAA
- a CDS encoding AMP-dependent synthetase/ligase encodes MREFSLPALYEVPADGNLTDIVRRNAAQHPDVAVIARRTDGGWQDVTAAEFLAEVRAAAKGLIASGVQPGDRVGLMSRTRYEWTLLDFAIWSAGAITVPVYETSSAEQVQWILGDSGATACLVESDAHAAAVESVREALPALKHVWGIDAGGVAELGRLGRDVSDATVEERSSLARADDPATIVYTSGTTGRPKGCVLTHRSFFAECGNVVERLRPLFRTGECSVLLFLPLAHVFGRLVQVAPMMAPIKLGCLPDIKNLTDELASFRPTLILGVPRVFEKVYNAARAKAQADGKGRIFDRAADTAIAYSRALDTDSGPSLGLRIRHKLFDRLVYGKLRAVLGGRGEYAISGGAPLGERLGHFFRGIGFTVLEGYGLTESCAATAFNPWDRQKIGTVGQPLPGSVVRIADDGEVLLHGEHLFKGYWNNEAATAEALADGWFHTGDVGTLDEDGYLRITGRKKEIIVTAGGKNVAPAVIEDRIRAHALVAECMVVGDGRPFVGALVTLDEEFLGRWAADHGKPAGSTAASLREDPELLAAVQSAVDDGNAAVSKAESVRKFRVLAEQFTEESGHLTPSLKLKRGVVAKDFATEIEGIYVR; translated from the coding sequence TTGCGCGAGTTCAGCCTTCCGGCTCTGTACGAGGTCCCCGCGGACGGCAATCTGACCGACATCGTCCGCAGAAACGCCGCGCAGCATCCCGACGTGGCGGTCATCGCCCGCAGGACGGACGGCGGCTGGCAGGACGTCACGGCGGCCGAGTTCCTCGCCGAGGTGCGGGCGGCGGCGAAGGGCCTGATCGCCTCGGGCGTGCAGCCGGGCGACCGGGTGGGGCTGATGTCCCGTACGCGCTACGAGTGGACGCTGCTGGACTTCGCGATCTGGAGCGCCGGCGCGATCACCGTGCCGGTGTACGAGACCAGTTCGGCGGAGCAGGTGCAGTGGATCCTCGGCGACTCGGGCGCCACCGCCTGCCTCGTGGAGAGCGACGCGCACGCGGCGGCCGTGGAGTCGGTGCGCGAGGCGCTGCCCGCGCTCAAGCACGTGTGGGGCATCGACGCCGGCGGCGTGGCGGAGCTGGGGCGGCTCGGCCGGGACGTCAGCGACGCGACGGTGGAGGAGCGCTCCTCGCTGGCCAGGGCGGACGATCCGGCCACCATCGTCTACACCAGCGGCACCACGGGCCGTCCCAAGGGCTGTGTCCTCACCCACCGTTCCTTCTTCGCCGAGTGCGGCAACGTGGTGGAACGGCTGCGTCCGCTGTTCCGCACCGGCGAGTGCTCGGTGCTGCTGTTCCTGCCCCTCGCCCACGTCTTCGGGCGACTGGTGCAGGTCGCGCCGATGATGGCGCCGATCAAGCTGGGCTGCCTCCCCGACATCAAGAACCTCACCGACGAACTGGCCTCCTTCCGGCCCACGCTCATCCTCGGCGTGCCGCGCGTCTTCGAGAAGGTCTACAACGCGGCGCGCGCCAAGGCGCAGGCCGACGGCAAGGGCAGGATCTTCGACCGGGCCGCCGACACCGCCATCGCGTACAGCCGGGCCCTGGACACCGACTCCGGCCCCTCCCTCGGGCTGCGGATCCGGCACAAGCTCTTCGACAGGCTCGTCTACGGCAAGCTGCGGGCGGTGCTCGGCGGGCGCGGCGAGTACGCCATCTCCGGCGGCGCCCCGCTCGGCGAGCGGCTCGGCCACTTCTTCCGCGGCATCGGCTTCACGGTCCTGGAGGGCTACGGCCTGACCGAGTCCTGCGCGGCGACGGCGTTCAACCCCTGGGACCGGCAGAAGATCGGCACGGTCGGACAGCCGCTGCCCGGCTCGGTCGTCCGGATAGCGGACGACGGCGAGGTGCTGCTCCACGGCGAGCATCTGTTCAAGGGGTACTGGAACAACGAGGCGGCCACCGCGGAGGCGCTGGCCGACGGCTGGTTCCACACGGGCGACGTCGGCACGCTCGACGAGGACGGCTATCTCCGGATCACCGGCCGCAAGAAGGAGATCATCGTCACCGCGGGCGGCAAGAACGTCGCCCCCGCGGTCATCGAGGACCGCATCCGCGCGCACGCGCTGGTCGCGGAGTGCATGGTGGTCGGCGACGGACGCCCGTTCGTGGGCGCGCTGGTCACGCTCGACGAGGAGTTCCTGGGCCGGTGGGCCGCGGACCACGGCAAGCCCGCCGGGTCCACGGCCGCGTCCCTGCGGGAGGACCCCGAGCTGCTCGCGGCCGTGCAGAGCGCGGTGGACGACGGGAACGCGGCGGTGTCGAAGGCGGAGTCGGTACGGAAGTTCCGTGTACTGGCGGAGCAGTTCACGGAGGAGTCGGGGCATCTGACTCCGTCGCTGAAGCTGAAGCGGGGGGTGGTCGCGAAGGACTTCGCGACCGAGATCGAGGGGATCTACGTGCGGTAG
- a CDS encoding metallophosphoesterase family protein: MARTPGGDRRSPTTRIHVVSDVHGNARDLARAGDGADALVCLGDLILFQDYADRSRGIFPDLFGVENANRVIALRTARRFEEAREFGARLWRALDVDRTTAVETAVRKQYAELFAAFPTPTYATYGNVDMPALWPEYAGPGTRVLDGERVEIGGRVFGFVGGGLRTPMRTPFEIGDEEYAAKIEALGEVDVLCTHIPPEVPELVYDTVARRFERGSRALLDAIRRTRPRYALFGHVHQPLVRRMRIGRTECVNVGHFARTGRPWALEW, encoded by the coding sequence ATGGCACGGACTCCCGGCGGTGACCGCAGAAGCCCGACGACCAGGATCCACGTGGTCAGCGACGTGCACGGCAACGCGCGCGACCTGGCCCGCGCGGGGGACGGCGCGGACGCCCTGGTCTGTCTGGGCGACCTCATCCTCTTCCAGGACTACGCCGACCGCTCGCGCGGCATCTTCCCCGACCTCTTCGGTGTGGAGAACGCCAACCGGGTCATCGCCCTGCGCACCGCCCGCCGCTTCGAGGAGGCCCGCGAGTTCGGCGCCCGGCTGTGGCGCGCGCTCGACGTCGACCGGACCACCGCCGTCGAGACGGCGGTACGGAAGCAGTACGCCGAACTGTTCGCCGCGTTCCCCACCCCCACGTACGCCACCTACGGCAACGTCGACATGCCCGCGCTGTGGCCGGAGTACGCCGGTCCGGGCACCCGCGTCCTCGACGGCGAGCGCGTCGAGATCGGCGGCCGGGTCTTCGGGTTCGTCGGCGGCGGACTGCGCACCCCCATGCGGACGCCGTTCGAGATCGGCGACGAGGAGTACGCGGCGAAGATCGAGGCGCTGGGGGAGGTGGACGTGCTGTGCACCCACATCCCGCCCGAGGTGCCCGAACTCGTCTACGACACGGTCGCGCGCCGCTTCGAACGCGGCAGCCGGGCCCTCCTCGACGCCATCCGTCGCACCCGGCCCCGGTACGCCCTCTTCGGCCACGTCCACCAGCCGCTGGTCCGGCGGATGCGGATCGGCCGCACGGAGTGCGTGAACGTGGGGCACTTCGCGCGGACCGGGCGGCCGTGGGCGCTGGAGTGGTGA